Proteins encoded in a region of the Populus nigra chromosome 3, ddPopNigr1.1, whole genome shotgun sequence genome:
- the LOC133688712 gene encoding pleiotropic drug resistance protein 1-like has translation MDGAGDIYRVSSARLSTSSNIWRNSIPEAFSRSSRDEDDEEALKWAALEKLPTYLRLTRGILTEEEGKAREIDIMNLGLVEKRDLLERLVKIAEEDNERFLLKLKERIDRVELEIPTIEVRFEHLNVEAEAYVGGRALPTILNFSANMLEGFLSFLHLLPSRKQPFPILRDVSGIINPRRMTLLLGPPSSGKTTLLMALAGKLGKDLQCSGSVTYNGHGMEEFVPQRTSAYISQFDLHIGEMTVRETLSFSARCQGVGPRYEMLTELSRREKEANIKPDPDLDIYMKAAALEGQETSVTTYYILKITGLDICADTMVGDEMIRGISGGQKKRLTTGEMLVGPARALFMDEISTGLDSSTTFQIVNSLRQTTHILNGTTLISLLQPAPETYDLFDDVILLSDGLIVYQGPRENVLEFFESLGFKCPERKGVADFLQELTSRKDQEQYWASRDQPYSFVSAKEFSEAFQSFHIGRKLGDELAIPFDKSKSHPSALSTEKYGVSKKELLKACISREFLLMKRNSFVYIFKFTQLILLASIAMTVFLRTEMHRNTITDGGIYIGALFFAIIVIMFNGFSELVMTIVKLPVFYKQRDLLFYPPWAYAIPTWILKIPITFVEVAIWTTMTYYAVGFDPNIGRFFKQYLIFVLANQMSSGLFRMMGALGRNVIVANNVGSFALLAVLVMGGFILSRDNVKSWWIWGYWVSPLMYVQNAVSVNEFLGNSWRHIPPSSTESLGVTLLKSRGVFPEARWYWIGVGALIGYTLLFNFLFTLALKYLNPFGKPQAILSKEALAERDANRTGNFIELSTRGKSSSERGKDSKTNSSARAPSLRMPSLGDANQNKRGMVLPFQPLSITFEEIRYSVDMPQEMKAQGIPEDRLELLKGVSGAFRSGVLTALMGVSGAGKTTLMDVLSGRKTGGYIDGRISISGYPKNQQTFARISGYCEQTDIHSPHVTVYESLVYSAWLRLSPDVDSETRKMFIEEVMELVELNPLREALVGLPGVDGLSTEQRKRLTIAVELVANPSIIFMDEPTSGLDARAAAIVMRAVRNTVDTGRTVVCTIHQPSIDIFDAFDELFLLKRGGEEIYVGPVGRHACHLIKYFEEIEGVPKIKDGYNPATWMLEVTSAAQEAVLNDNFTDIFKNSELYRRNKALIKELSAPPPGSKDLYFPTRYSQSFFTQCMACLWKQHWSYWRNPPYNAVRLLSTTVIALMFGTIFWNLGSKRNRKQDIFNSMGSMYAAVLFIGVQNATSVQPVVAVERTVFYRERAAGMYSALPYAFAQVMIEIPYTLAQALIYGVIVYSMIGFEWTAIKFFWYIFFMYFTLLYMTFYGMMNVAITPNHSIASLVSSAFYAIWNLFSGFIIPRTRVPIWWRWYCWACPFSWTLYGLIASQYGDLEDKVEGDETVKDFLRNYFGFRHDFVGICAIVVVGMSVLFAFIFAFSIKTFNFQRR, from the exons atggatggtGCTGGTGATATATACAGAGTAAGTAGTGCACGTTTAAGCACTTCTTCTAATATATGGAGGAATAGTATCCCTGAAGCTTTTTCAAGGTCTTCTcgtgatgaagatgatgaagaagctCTAAAATGGGCTGCTTTAGAGAAACTCCCTACTTATTTACGTTTGACAAGAGGTATTTTAACTGAAGAAGAAGGTAAAGCAAGAGAGATTGATATTATGAACCTTGGTTTAGTAGAGAAAAGGGATTTGTTAGAGAGGCTTGTCAAGATTGCTGAAGAAGATAATGAGAGGTTCTTGTTGAAGCTCAAAGAAAGGATTGACAG AGTTGAACTGGAAATTCCAACAATTGAAGTCAGGTTCGAACATTTGAATGTTGAAGCAGAAGCTTATGTAGGAGGTAGAGCGTTGCCTACAATATTAAACTTCTCTGCTAACATGTTAGAG GGGTTCTTGAGTTTTCTTCACTTGCTTCCAAGTAGAAAGCAGCCATTTCCCATTCTTCGTGATGTCAGTGGAATCATCAACCCTCGTAG AATGACACTGCTTTTAGGCCCTCCAAGCTCAGGCAAGACCACTTTACTAATGGCTTTGGCTGGAAAACTTGGTAAAGATTTGCAG TGTTCAGGAAGTGTTACTTACAATGGACATGGGATGGAAGAGTTTGTACCACAGAGGACATCAGCTTACATTAGTCAATTTGATCTTCATATAGGAGAAATGACTGTGAGAGAAACACTGTCTTTCTCTGCGAGATGTCAGGGGGTCGGACCGCGTTACG AGATGTTAACTGAATTAtcaagaagggagaaagaagcAAATATAAAACCAGATCCTGACCTTGATATTTACATGAAG GCAGCAGCACTAGAAGGGCAAGAGACTAGTGTGACAACATATTATATTCTCAAG ATTACAGGACTTGATATATGTGCTGATACCATGGTGGGCGATGAAATGATACGAGGCATCTCCGGTGGACAAAAGAAGCGACTCACTACAG GTGAGATGTTAGTTGGACCAGCAAGGGCACTTTTCATGGACGAGATATCAACTGGTTTGGACAGTTCAACAACATTCCAAATAGTGAACTCACTCAGGCAAACAACACACATCCTCAATGGAACTACTCTCATCTCTCTACTTCAACCAGCACCAGAAACCTATGATCTTTTCGATGACGTAATTCTTCTGTCAGATGGACTAATTGTGTACCAAGGTCCACGTGAAAATGTTCTTGAATTCTTTGAATCATTGGGTTTTAAATGTCCGGAGAGGAAAGGAGTTGCTGACTTCTTACAAGAA TTGACATCAAGGAAAGATCAAGAGCAGTACTGGGCAAGTAGAGATCAGCCTTACAGCTTTGTTTCAGCCAAGGAGTTCTCTGAAGCATTCCAATCATTTCATATTGGTCGAAAACTAGGTGATGAACTTGCTATACCATTTGACAAGTCCAAAAGCCACCCTTCTGCTCTATCAACTGAGAAATATGGTGTCAGCAAGAAGGAACTCTTGAAAGCTTGCATTTCAAGAGAATTTTTGCTCATGAAAAGGAACTCATTTGTCTACATTTTCAAATTCACACAA CTTATTCTTTTAGCTTCCATAGCAATGACAGTATTTCTAAGAACGGAGATGCACCGCAACACAATAACGGATGGTGGGATTTATATCGGTGCTCTTTTCTTTGCTATCATTGTCATTATGTTCAATGGCTTTTCAGAGCTTGTCATGACCATCGTGAAGCTTCCTGTTTTTTACAAGCAAAGAGACCTTCTCTTCTATCCTCCATGGGCATATGCCATACCTACATGGATTCTCAAGATCCCAATCACCTTTGTAGAAGTTGCCATATGGACCACCATGACATATTATGCTGTAGGCTTTGATCCAAACATTGGAAG GTTTTTCAAGCAGTACTTGATATTCGTATTGGCTAACCAGATGTCATCTGGGCTCTTCCGAATGATGGGAGCACTAGGAAGGAACGTAATTGTGGCCAACAATGTTGGTTCATTTGCATTGCTTGCTGTACTAGTTATGGGAGGATTCATCTTATCAAGAG ATAATGTGAAGTCCTGGTGGATATGGGGGTACTGGGTCTCGCCGTTAATGTATGTGCAGAACGCCGTGTCTGTCAATGAATTTCTTGGGAATAGTTGGAGACAT ATTCCTCCTAGTTCAACAGAGTCATTAGGAGTTACTTTATTGAAGTCTCGTGGAGTTTTTCCAGAAGCACGTTGGTATTGGATTGGAGTAGGAGCTTTGATAGGATATACCTTGCTTTTCAACTTCCTTTTCACCTTGGCTCTAAAATATCTCAACC CATTTGGGAAGCCTCAGGCAATTTTATCAAAAGAGGCCTTGGCTGAAAGAGATGCCAACAGAACTGGAAATTTTATTGAACTATCAACAAGAGGAAAGAGCTCTTCAG AAAGAGGGAAAGACAGCAAAACAAATTCCTCAGCTAGGGCACCATCTTTAAGAATGCCTAGCCTTGGTGATGCCAATCAAAATAAGCGAGGAATGGTTCTCCCTTTTCAACCGCTTTCTATCACTTTCGAAGAAATAAGATATTCGGTAGACATGCCGCAG GAAATGAAGGCTCAAGGTATTCCTGAGGATCGTCTGGAACTTTTGAAGGGTGTCAGTGGTGCTTTCAGGTCAGGAGTCCTAACAGCTCTAATGGGAGTTAGTGGTGCCGGCAAGACCACTTTAATGGATGTATTATCTGGAAGAAAAACCGGTGGTTATATTGATGGAAGAATAAGTATATCAGGATATCCAAAGAACCAGCAAACATTTGCTCGCATTTCAGGATACTGTGAGCAAACTGACATTCACTCCCCTCATGTGACTGTCTATGAATCCTTGGTTTATTCCGCATGGCTTCGACTTTCCCCCGATGTTGATTCGGAAACAAGAAAG ATGTTCATTGAGGAGGTCATGGAACTTGTGGAATTGAACCCTTTAAGAGAAGCACTTGTTGGATTGCCTGGTGTGGATGGTCTCTCCACCGAGCAGCGCAAGAGGTTGACGATTGCAGTTGAGCTTGTTGCTAATCCATCCATAATTTTCATGGATGAGCCAACATCTGGCCTTGATGCCAGGGCAGCAGCCATAGTTATGAGAGCAGTGAGGAACACAGTGGATACTGGAAGAACTGTAGTGTGCACAATACACCAACCAAGCATAGACATATTTGATGCTTTTGACGAG CTATTTTTGCTGAAAAGGGGAGGTGAGGAAATTTATGTGGGTCCAGTAGGCCGCCATGCTTGCCATCTAATCAAGTATTTTGAG GAAATTGAGGGAGTTCCAAAGATTAAGGATGGTTACAATCCTGCAACTTGGATGTTGGAGGTTACTTCAGCAGCACAAGAAGCAGTTCTCAATGATAACTTCACCGATATCTTCAAGAACTCAGAACTATACAG GAGAAACAAAGCCTTGATCAAAGAGCTAAGTGCTCCGCCACCGGGTTCAAAAGATCTATACTTCCCAACTCGATATTCACAGTCCTTCTTCACCCAGTGCATGGCTTGCCTATGGAAGCAGCATTGGTCATATTGGCGAAACCCACCGTACAATGCAGTGAGACTGTTATCCACAACAGTCATAGCTTTAATGTTCGGGACCATATTTTGGAATTTGGGCTCCAAAAG AAATAGAAAACAAGATATATTTAATTCGATGGGTTCTATGTATGCCGCTGTTCTTTTCATAGGAGTGCAGAATGCTACATCAGTGCAGCCAGTTGTCGCTGTTGAGAGAACAGTCTTTTACAGAGAAAGAGCAGCTGGAATGTATTCTGCATTGCCATATGCCTTTGCACAG GTTATGATTGAAATTCCATACACTTTAGCCCAGGCTcttatatatggagttatagtgTACTCCATGATCGGTTTCGAATGGACAGCTATCAAGTTCTTTTGGTACAtctttttcatgtatttcacctTATTATACATGACTTTCTATGGCATGATGAATGTTGCCATCACGCCAAACCACAGCATTGCTTCTTTAGTTTCATCTGCATTCTACGCAATATGGAACCTTTTCTCAGGATTCATCATTCCTCGAACG AGGGTTCCTATCTGGTGGAGATGGTACTGCTGGGCATGTCCGTTCTCGTGGACCCTCTATGGATTGATTGCTTCACAATATGGAGACCTCGAGGATAAAGTAGAGGGTGATGAAACAGTGAAAGATTTCTTGAGGAATTATTTCGGCTTTCGGCATGACTTTGTTGGAATCTGTGCAATTGTAGTTGTTGGGATGTCTGTGCTATTTGCCTTCATCTTTGCGTTCTCCATTAAAACATTTAACTTCCAGAGAAGATGA